The following are encoded in a window of Mycobacterium decipiens genomic DNA:
- a CDS encoding class I SAM-dependent methyltransferase: MTRNPAAQTAVGPMVLAAVEQNEPPDRRLVDDDLADLFLPRPLRWLVGATRSAALRRLLIGASEWSGRGLWANLSCRKRFIGDKLDEALRDIDAVVILGAGLDTRAYRLTRRVRIPVFEVDLPVNIARKAKTVRRVLGELPLSVRLVALDFEHDDLLTALAEHGYLTDYRVFFICEGVTQYLTEHAVRRTLEGLRATAPGSRMVFTYVRRDFIDGTNRYGTRTLYRKVRQRRQLWHFGLQPDEVGAFLADYGWRLTEQAGPEELLQRYVEPTGRKLNASQIEWSAYAEKN; this comes from the coding sequence ATGACCCGAAATCCCGCCGCCCAGACCGCCGTCGGCCCGATGGTATTGGCGGCCGTGGAACAAAACGAGCCACCGGACCGCCGGCTGGTGGACGACGACCTCGCGGACCTGTTTTTGCCGAGGCCGCTGCGATGGCTGGTCGGTGCAACCCGGTCGGCGGCATTGCGCCGGCTACTCATCGGTGCGTCGGAGTGGTCCGGCCGCGGTCTGTGGGCCAATCTGTCCTGCCGCAAGCGTTTCATCGGAGACAAGCTCGACGAAGCGCTCCGCGACATCGACGCGGTTGTCATCCTTGGCGCCGGATTGGATACCCGCGCCTACCGGTTGACCCGGCGGGTCCGCATCCCCGTCTTCGAAGTTGACTTACCGGTCAACATCGCCAGGAAGGCCAAGACGGTCCGCCGGGTACTAGGTGAACTTCCGTTATCGGTTCGCTTGGTAGCGTTGGATTTTGAGCATGACGACCTGCTTACCGCTCTGGCCGAGCACGGCTATCTCACCGACTACCGGGTTTTCTTTATCTGCGAAGGCGTGACCCAATACCTCACCGAACATGCCGTCCGGCGAACCTTGGAGGGACTGCGCGCGACTGCGCCGGGCAGTCGGATGGTTTTCACCTACGTCCGCCGGGACTTTATTGACGGTACCAACCGCTACGGCACCCGGACGCTGTATCGCAAGGTTCGCCAGCGACGTCAACTGTGGCACTTCGGCTTACAGCCCGACGAAGTTGGCGCGTTTCTCGCCGACTACGGTTGGCGGCTGACCGAGCAGGCCGGGCCGGAGGAGCTTCTGCAGCGCTACGTCGAACCCACCGGCCGCAAACTCAACGCATCCCAAATCGAGTGGTCTGCCTACGCAGAGAAGAACTAG
- a CDS encoding ribonuclease J — translation MNEDLPPPGPLTAGGLRVTALGGISEIGRNMTVFEHLGRLLVIDCGVLFPGHDEPGVDLILPDMRHIEDRLDDIEALVLTHAHEDHIGAIPFLLKLRPDIPIVGSRFTLALVAAKCREHRVKPVFVEVAEGQSTRHGVFECEYFAVNHSVPDALAIAVYTGAGTVLFTGDIKLDQLPLDGRPTDLPGMSRLGDAGVDLFLCDSTNAEHPGVGPLESEVGPTLHRLIRGANGRVIVACFASNVDRVQQIIDAAVALGRRVAFVGRSMVRNMGIARDLGFLRVDNSDLIDIAAAEMMAPEQVVLITTGTQGEPMSALSRMSRGEHRSITLTAGDLIVLSSSLIPGNEEAVYGVIDALSKIGARVVTNAQARVHVSGHAYAGELLFLYNGVRPRHVMPVHGTWRHLRANAKLAASTGVPQESILLAENGVSVDLVAGKASISGAVPVGKMFVDGLITGDVGDITLGERLILSSGFVAVTVVVKRGTGQPLAAPHLHSRGFSEDPKALEPAVRKVEAELESLVAANVTDPIRIAQGVRRTVGKWVGETYRRQPMIVPTVIEV, via the coding sequence GTGAACGAGGACCTTCCACCGCCAGGTCCTCTGACCGCAGGCGGGCTACGGGTCACCGCGCTAGGCGGCATCAGCGAAATCGGTCGCAATATGACGGTTTTCGAGCATCTGGGCCGGCTGTTGGTTATCGACTGCGGTGTGCTGTTTCCCGGTCATGATGAACCCGGTGTCGATCTGATCCTGCCGGACATGCGGCATATCGAAGACCGGCTCGACGACATCGAGGCGCTGGTGTTGACCCACGCGCACGAGGACCATATCGGGGCGATTCCGTTCTTGCTCAAGCTGCGGCCGGATATCCCGATCGTCGGCTCCAGGTTCACCTTGGCCCTGGTCGCCGCGAAGTGCCGGGAACACCGCGTCAAACCGGTGTTCGTCGAGGTTGCCGAGGGCCAGAGCACCAGGCATGGCGTGTTCGAATGCGAGTACTTCGCCGTCAACCACTCCGTCCCCGACGCTTTGGCCATCGCCGTGTACACCGGCGCTGGAACCGTCTTGTTCACCGGCGACATCAAGCTCGATCAGCTACCGCTGGACGGTCGCCCCACCGACCTGCCCGGGATGTCCCGGCTGGGTGATGCCGGCGTCGATCTGTTTTTGTGTGACTCGACCAATGCCGAGCATCCGGGCGTCGGGCCATTGGAAAGCGAGGTGGGCCCGACGCTGCACCGGCTGATCAGGGGTGCTAACGGACGGGTCATTGTGGCGTGTTTCGCCTCCAACGTGGACCGGGTGCAGCAGATCATCGATGCGGCAGTGGCATTGGGCCGGCGGGTGGCATTCGTCGGGCGATCGATGGTCCGCAACATGGGAATTGCGCGGGACCTGGGCTTTTTGCGCGTGGACAATTCAGACCTGATCGACATCGCCGCCGCCGAGATGATGGCGCCCGAACAAGTCGTGCTGATCACCACCGGCACACAGGGCGAGCCGATGTCGGCGTTGTCGCGCATGTCGCGCGGCGAACATCGCAGCATCACCCTGACTGCGGGTGATCTCATCGTCTTGTCGTCGTCGTTGATCCCCGGCAACGAAGAGGCGGTGTACGGCGTCATCGACGCCCTATCCAAGATCGGCGCCCGAGTCGTCACCAACGCCCAAGCCCGGGTGCATGTTTCGGGCCACGCCTATGCCGGTGAACTGCTGTTCCTCTACAACGGGGTGCGGCCACGGCATGTCATGCCGGTGCACGGGACGTGGCGGCACCTGCGTGCCAACGCCAAGCTGGCTGCCAGTACCGGAGTACCGCAAGAGTCGATTCTGTTGGCCGAGAACGGTGTCAGCGTCGATCTGGTCGCCGGCAAAGCCAGCATTTCGGGTGCGGTGCCGGTCGGCAAGATGTTCGTCGACGGCTTGATCACCGGCGACGTCGGCGACATCACCCTGGGCGAGCGGCTCATTTTGTCGTCGGGCTTTGTCGCGGTGACCGTGGTGGTCAAGCGTGGTACCGGCCAGCCGTTGGCTGCGCCACACCTACACTCCCGGGGTTTTTCCGAAGACCCCAAGGCGCTCGAGCCCGCCGTGCGAAAGGTCGAGGCGGAGTTGGAATCGCTGGTGGCCGCGAACGTCACCGATCCGATCCGGATCGCCCAAGGAGTGCGCCGCACGGTCGGCAAGTGGGTGGGGGAAACCTATCGCCGCCAGCCGATGATCGTGCCAACGGTCATCGAGGTATGA
- the dapA gene encoding 4-hydroxy-tetrahydrodipicolinate synthase: protein MTTVGFDVAARLGTLLTAMVTPFGTDGSLDTNAAARLANQLVEQGCDGLVVSGTTGESPTTTDDEKLELLRVVLQAVGDRARVIAGAGTNDTAHSIRLAKACAAEGAHGLLVVTPYYSKPPQRGLHAHFTAVADATELPVLLYDIPGRSAVPIEPETIRALASHPNIVGVKDAKADLHSGAQIMAETGLAYYSGDDALNLPWLAMGATGFISVIAHLAAGQLRELLSAFGSGDTATARKINVGLAPLCNAMSRLGGVTMSKAGLRLQGIGVGDPRLPQVAATPEQVDALAADMRAASVLR, encoded by the coding sequence GTGACCACCGTCGGATTCGACGTCGCAGCGCGCCTGGGAACCCTGCTGACCGCGATGGTGACGCCGTTTGGCACCGATGGCTCCCTTGACACCAACGCGGCGGCGCGACTGGCGAACCAGCTGGTGGAGCAGGGATGCGACGGCCTGGTGGTCTCGGGCACCACCGGCGAATCGCCGACCACCACCGACGACGAGAAACTCGAGCTACTACGTGTCGTCCTGCAGGCGGTGGGCGACCGGGCGCGTGTCATCGCCGGCGCGGGCACCAACGACACCGCGCATAGCATCCGGCTGGCCAAGGCCTGCGCGGCCGAAGGTGCGCACGGGTTGCTGGTGGTCACTCCGTACTACTCGAAGCCGCCGCAGCGGGGTCTGCACGCCCATTTCACCGCCGTGGCCGACGCGACCGAGCTGCCTGTGCTGCTTTATGACATCCCCGGGCGGTCGGCGGTGCCGATAGAGCCCGAAACGATCCGCGCATTGGCGTCGCATCCCAACATCGTCGGGGTCAAGGACGCCAAGGCCGACCTGCACAGCGGTGCCCAGATCATGGCCGAAACCGGACTGGCCTACTATTCCGGCGATGACGCGCTCAACCTGCCCTGGCTGGCCATGGGTGCGACCGGCTTCATTAGCGTGATTGCCCATCTGGCGGCCGGACAGCTTCGAGAGTTGTTGTCCGCCTTTGGTTCTGGCGATACCGCTACCGCTCGCAAGATCAACGTCGGCCTTGCGCCGTTATGCAATGCGATGAGTCGGCTGGGTGGGGTGACGATGTCCAAGGCGGGTCTGCGGCTGCAGGGTATCGGCGTCGGCGATCCACGGCTGCCGCAGGTTGCCGCGACACCGGAGCAGGTCGACGCGTTGGCGGCGGATATGCGCGCGGCTTCGGTGCTCAGGTGA